The Glaciimonas sp. PCH181 nucleotide sequence AATCGTGACCATCCTCACGCGCATGACGTTATGCACGGTCAGGCCATACTTAAGACAATGCACGCCGCCTGAATTTTCGGCAACGTTGCCGCCGATGGTGCAGGCGATCTGCGAGGAAGGATCGGGCGCGTAATACAAACCGTGAATAGCGGCGGCGTCCGAAATAGCCAGATTTCGTACACCGGGCTGGACCACCGCAGTGCGTGAATAGAGATCCATTTTAACGATACGATTCAGCTTCGCCGTCGATACCACGACGCCGTCGGCAATCGGCATTGCGCCGCCAGACAGACCCGTACCTGCGCCACGCGGCACGATCGGCACGTTCAGACCACGGCAAATGTTAAGGACTGCTACAACCTGATCCTCGTTTTCGGGCAAGGCCACCACCATCGGCAACTGCCTGTATGCGGCCAGACCGTCACATTCATAGGGCCGCGTATCTTCTTCATTGAACAATACTGCGTGCGGCGGCAAAACAGCGCGTAATGCCGCAGCCACCTGGCGCTGACGTTCGGCGGTGAAAGCAGGTGCTTCTAGAGACTTTTCGGGGGCGTTCATGTGCATCCTATGCGACGTTTTTGTGCGGATTGGCGCAGTGTGAGGACTAAGTTGAAAGCTGACTTGGGAGCAACAAGGACTTAGCTAAGGACTGCATTCTGCGCTGAGGGCAAAAAAAAAGGGGCAGAGCCTTCTCAAACAGAACAGTTGTTACATGCTGGGAAGTATAGCGAGTTGCCATTATAAAAGGCTGCTTAAATGGCTTTTTGCGGCTGAAAAGCTTAGGCAACTATGGTGAAATGTTTTCACTTGCTCGCTACGTCGGGCGGCATTGGTTGCTCACCGACGTAATTGGGCCTAAAGCTTGTTAAAGGTTTTTTTCATCCAGGCAATAAAAATCGTCACTTCCGGACGTTCGTAGGGCTTTTGTTCGTAGACCAGATAGTAAGCATGCGGCGGCGAAGTCAGACTGATATCGAATAGCTGTACCAGCTCACCATCGGCGATCATTTTTTGGGCGAAATGTTTGCGCGTCAGACCTACGCCGTAGCCATTTCGAATTAACTCAAGCAGCAAACCCAGATCATCGGCCCGCAAACCCGACGATGGCTCCGGCCAATCCAGACCAGCGGCCTCAAACCACGGCTGCCACGGCTCTAGTGCCGAGCGCAATAACGTCGCTTTGCGCAACTCTGCCGGTGTTTTTATACCGCCAATCTGACTCAGATAACCCGGCGTGGCAACGGCGAACGCAGGCTCTTCAAATAGTTTTTCGGTGGTGGTATTGGGATACTTTCCTGCACCAAAGCGGACTTCAACGTCGCTTTCGGACAGGCTTAGATCGTACAGCGGCACCGACATAAATATCTCGACCACAATGTCCGGATATTCGGCGATAAAGCTACCAAGATAGGGAATCAGCAAATGTCGCGCAAAAGTGGGCGGCACCGTTATTTTGATACGCGGCTGCGCTTGTGCGCCACGATGCGGCATCGGAAATTCAATCAAAGTACGCAATGCGTTACGCACCACATCCAGATAACGACGACCAAACTCTGACAAGTTGACGGTACGGCCATCTCGGCTGAAAAGGCGTTCACCGACAAAATCCTCCAACAGACGAATCCGGTGCGACAACGCCGACGGCGTGATACATAACTCGTCTGCAGCAAGTGCAAAAGAGTTATGCCGGGCCGCCGCCTCAAATGCGGAAAGCGCATGCACCGGTGGTAATCGCGTCGCGATGGAAGTCTTATTTAGCATTTTTGAAAGTGATTAACGTATTGCATATTTTTGCAGTCAGATTATGCCCCATTAAATGTGTAAAGTCTCCCATACTGCTGCGCAGTTCTAGCGTATTTTCTGAAGAGAAACGCAAAAAATAGTGCCATTTTTCTGGGTTACCAACGGATGATTTTTCCTGGATTCATGATGTTTTTTGGATCAAAAGCGTGCTTCAACGCACGCATGGTTTCAATCGCGCCAGCGCCATGCTCAGCAATCAGAAAATCCATTTTGTGCAAACCGACGCCGTGCTCGCCGGTGCAAGTCCCATCCATCGAAATCGCCAGCGCCACCATCCGTGCATTAACACCCTCAGCACAAGCAATTTCATCCTGATTATCTGGATCGACCAGCATTTGCACGTGGAAATTACCATCGCCAACGTGCCCAAGAATCGAATAAATAATGCCATGCGCATCGCAATCGGCCTTGGTCGTCAGCATACACTCGGCAAGGCGTGAGATGGGCACACAGCAGTCAGTAGAAATAGCACGAGCACCGGGACGCAACTGCAGCAAGGAGAAATAAGCATTATGCCGTGCCGCCCATAAACGAGACCGATCTTCGGGCTGCGTGGCCCATTCAAAGCCGGTCGCATGATGTTCATCGACCACCGCCTGCACCACTTCTGCCTGTTCCTTCACGCCGTTATCGCTACCGTGGAATTCAAACAGCAATAGCGGCTTTTCCGGCAAACCCAACTTAGCGTTAGCATTAATCGCCTTGACGCTGTTTTCATCGAGAAACTCAACGCGCGCAATCGGCACACCCAGCTGAATAATCTGAATCACCGCGTTGACCGCATCGGCAATACTATCGAATGAACAAACCGCAGCAGAAATAGCCTCGGGCTGCGGATAAAGCCGCACAGTCACTTCGGTAATAATCCCGAGCGTCCCTTCACTACCAACAAAAATACGCGTCAGATCGTAACCAGCCGAAGATTTTTTAGCCCGCGTGCCAGTCTTGATAATCCGACCGTCGGAAGTCACCACGGTCAGCGCCAGCGTGTTCTCACGCATCGTTCCGTAACGCACCGCATTGGTGCCCGAGGCCCGCGTCGCCGCCATTCCGCCCAACGATGCATCAGCACCCGGATCGATCGGGAAAAACAAGCCGCTATCCTTGATCTCATGATTGATCTGCTTGCGCGTCACACCGGCTTGTACAGTAGCAGTCATATCCTCCGGATGCACCGCCAGCAACCGATTCATACGCGACAAATCGATCGAAATACCGCCTTGCAGCGCCAATATATGGCCCTCAAGAGATGTCCCCGAACCATAAGGAATAACAGGTATTTGGAAGTCGCTGCAAAGCTTGACAGTAGCCGCAACTTCTTCAGTAGATTCAGCAAAAACCACCGCATCGGGCAGCATAGGATCGTAAGAAGATTCGTCACTACCATGATGCTCACGCATAGCCTGCGTAGTAGATAAACGATCGCCGAATAACGACTTCAGCGCATCCAGCAAGGCTTCAGGCAGCGGCTTTTTTAAGGTAGCCATATTAACTATATGATTCATGAAAGGTCTCCGTTTGGTGAGATTTTACTCCCCACTGAGAATTACAGGGAATCACCCGGAATTTAAGGCGCTAAAGCGCTGCTGGTGTACAGTAGGGCTTCCACCACCCACACTCAATAAAGAAGAAACCATGGGCAACCGACTCTCAAAAATAGCCACCCGCACCGGCGACAACGGCAGCACCGGCCTGGGCGACGGCAGCCGCACCGAAAAAGACAGCCTGCGCATCCACGCAATCGGCGACGTAGACGAATTAAACTCCCACCTGGGAGTGTTGCTATGCGAGGAGCTACCAGCATCGTTACGAGAAGACTTGCTAACAATCCAGCATGATTTATTCGACCTGGGCGGCGAATTATGCATCCCCGGCTACGTACTAATCAACGAAGCCCAAGTAGCCCGGCTAGACACACTACTAGAAAAATACAACACCGACCTGCCGCCACTAAAAGAATTCATCCTACCCGGCGGCGCCCGCACCGCAGCGCTGACCCACGTCTGCCGAACAGTATGCCGCCGCGCCGAACGCAGCATCATCTCCCTAGGCAAAACCGAAACCGTGAACGTCCCCGTAAGACAATACGTCAACCGGCTATCAGACTTGTTATTCGTCTTATCGCGGGTACTAAATAGATTAGACGGCGGCAGCGACGTACTCTGGAAAAACAGCCGACGCACCGACGTGTAAAACCCCAACCATTTTTACAAAATAAAACAACCCAAATGCAAAAAGGCTGCAGCCTATGAATTAAAGGCGCAGCCACAGTTGCAGTTACTTTTGAAGTTGACCTACCCCGTCATGTAGCGCGGCCAAATTTCTTAGCTGTCACTCGGAGAGTGTCGGAAGACATGTTTGAGCCGAAGGCGAGTTGGTCTTTCGACCCGAGGGACAGCTAAGAAATTTGGGAACCCGGAGCAGCGATACCTGCGGTCGCCTTTTCTTGGGTTACTTTCTTTTAGCGGGGGCGCCGAGCCGAAGCAAAAGAAAGTAACCGGCTGTCGGGCCGCCCCCGATAAAGCCATCACGGAGCACAAACTCCGTTGAATAACGAAAACCGAACAACAACCTTATACCGCCCCCTCACCCACAACAAAATCCCTACCAAACCTCTGCCGAACACTCGCCGCAATCCCCTCAGCATTCAACCCACACATAGCCAACAACTGCCCAGCATCCCCATGATCAATAAACCGATCCGGCAGCCCCAAATTCAACAACGGCTTAACACACCCGGCAGCAGCCAACGCCTCCGCCACAGCAGCCCCCGCGCCGCCCATAATCGAACCTTCCTCAACGGTGACCAGCGCATCATGCGACGCCGCCAACTCCAACAACAGCCCCACATCCAACGGCTTAACAAAGCGCATATTAGCAACCGTAGCATTCAACGCATCACCAGCCCCCAAGCTAGGAGCAACCATCGTACCAAACGCCAAAATCGCCACACCCTTACCCACACGTCGGACTTCCCCCTTACCCAAAGGTAGCCCAACAAGCTCCTTATCAATCACCGCCCCAACACCGCCGCCGCGCGGATATCGCACAGCAGCCGGGCCTTTATAATGATAAGCAGTAGTCAACATCTGACGACATTCATTCTCATCAGAAGCCGCCATCACCACCATATTCGGAATACAACGCAAATATGCAATATCGTAATTCCCAGCATGTGTAGCGCCATCCGCACCAACCAATCCAGCCCGATCCAGCGCAAACGTCACATCCAAATTCTGCAACGCCACATCATGAATCAACTGATCATAAGCCCGCTGCAAAAAGGTAGAGTAAATCGCCACTACCGGCTTTAAACCCTCACAAGCTAATCCCGCAGCAAACGTCACCGCGTGCTGCTCCGCAATCCCAACATCGTAATAACGATCCGGAAAACGCTGCTCAAACTCCACCAATCCAGAACCACCGCCCATCGCTGGCGTAATCCCGATCAGCTTATCGTCCTGCGCAGCCATATCGCATAACCAATCGCCAAACACCTGCGTATAAGTCATCTTGCTAGAAGTGGCCGGCTTAATCCCCTCAGCAGGATTAAATTTCCCCGGACCGTGATACAGCACAGGATCAGCTTCCGCCAACTTATAGCCCTGCCCTTTTTTCGTCACGACGTGCAAGAACTGCGGACCTTTAAGATGCTTCAAATTCTGCATCGTAGGAATCAACGACTCCAGATCATGTCCATCAATCGGACC carries:
- a CDS encoding LysR substrate-binding domain-containing protein, giving the protein MATRLPPVHALSAFEAAARHNSFALAADELCITPSALSHRIRLLEDFVGERLFSRDGRTVNLSEFGRRYLDVVRNALRTLIEFPMPHRGAQAQPRIKITVPPTFARHLLIPYLGSFIAEYPDIVVEIFMSVPLYDLSLSESDVEVRFGAGKYPNTTTEKLFEEPAFAVATPGYLSQIGGIKTPAELRKATLLRSALEPWQPWFEAAGLDWPEPSSGLRADDLGLLLELIRNGYGVGLTRKHFAQKMIADGELVQLFDISLTSPPHAYYLVYEQKPYERPEVTIFIAWMKKTFNKL
- a CDS encoding FAD-binding oxidoreductase, with product MNHIVNMATLKKPLPEALLDALKSLFGDRLSTTQAMREHHGSDESSYDPMLPDAVVFAESTEEVAATVKLCSDFQIPVIPYGSGTSLEGHILALQGGISIDLSRMNRLLAVHPEDMTATVQAGVTRKQINHEIKDSGLFFPIDPGADASLGGMAATRASGTNAVRYGTMRENTLALTVVTSDGRIIKTGTRAKKSSAGYDLTRIFVGSEGTLGIITEVTVRLYPQPEAISAAVCSFDSIADAVNAVIQIIQLGVPIARVEFLDENSVKAINANAKLGLPEKPLLLFEFHGSDNGVKEQAEVVQAVVDEHHATGFEWATQPEDRSRLWAARHNAYFSLLQLRPGARAISTDCCVPISRLAECMLTTKADCDAHGIIYSILGHVGDGNFHVQMLVDPDNQDEIACAEGVNARMVALAISMDGTCTGEHGVGLHKMDFLIAEHGAGAIETMRALKHAFDPKNIMNPGKIIRW
- a CDS encoding cob(I)yrinic acid a,c-diamide adenosyltransferase, translating into MGNRLSKIATRTGDNGSTGLGDGSRTEKDSLRIHAIGDVDELNSHLGVLLCEELPASLREDLLTIQHDLFDLGGELCIPGYVLINEAQVARLDTLLEKYNTDLPPLKEFILPGGARTAALTHVCRTVCRRAERSIISLGKTETVNVPVRQYVNRLSDLLFVLSRVLNRLDGGSDVLWKNSRRTDV
- the dxs gene encoding 1-deoxy-D-xylulose-5-phosphate synthase; protein product: MNLLNKINSPADLRLLSRAQLKPLADELREFVIDSVSQTGGHLSSNLGTVELTIALHYVFNTPEDRVVWDVGHQTYPHKILTGRRDQMKTLRQFEGISGFPRRDESEYDTFGTAHSSTSISAALGMALAAKTKGEDRHAIAVIGDGAMTAGMVFEAMNNAGVYEDINLLVILNDNDMSISPPVGALNRYLARLMSGQFYAKAKNVGKSMLPAPVLQLAKRFEEHAKGMVVPATMFEELGFNYIGPIDGHDLESLIPTMQNLKHLKGPQFLHVVTKKGQGYKLAEADPVLYHGPGKFNPAEGIKPATSSKMTYTQVFGDWLCDMAAQDDKLIGITPAMGGGSGLVEFEQRFPDRYYDVGIAEQHAVTFAAGLACEGLKPVVAIYSTFLQRAYDQLIHDVALQNLDVTFALDRAGLVGADGATHAGNYDIAYLRCIPNMVVMAASDENECRQMLTTAYHYKGPAAVRYPRGGGVGAVIDKELVGLPLGKGEVRRVGKGVAILAFGTMVAPSLGAGDALNATVANMRFVKPLDVGLLLELAASHDALVTVEEGSIMGGAGAAVAEALAAAGCVKPLLNLGLPDRFIDHGDAGQLLAMCGLNAEGIAASVRQRFGRDFVVGEGAV